A portion of the Burkholderia pseudomultivorans genome contains these proteins:
- a CDS encoding hemolysin yields the protein MNYSTHGSTSGKNAGGAAPMLGQNDSGSDSATTKSGVSAGTVTITDSANQKQDVARLNRDTTNTNGTVAKLPDMQNLLSNQADMMAASSAAGEAVSRRIGDYADKMKEQAQRDGDQAGVDAWKEGGKNRALMQGAGAALVTGLAGGNVVGGAAGAAIASIASGKLNELSGAIAGSDPTGNANMNQALGNIVANALATVAGGAVGGESGAFSGYNADRFNRQLHEDSKAKEQTLAKQLAEKSKGRYTQEQIEDQMRIMGGSIGGDREFGAPATLVGTMPTDSGARWQYAGTTADGKQILTQIAVEPNSELQRYIVANSAWAQSDVPNIMYDQTGKSGSSFTLTGPFTKFDQSDANYLKNTTADAASAVSSNAGRLGATAATGAALPTPLAPAFETIAFGSTVAGWTADFVAQMARPDPGAYVAGSFVDVTLGGIANKYLLAGTFFTELGNWIKNTDTFKNASNKLNEAIRNRK from the coding sequence ATGAACTACAGCACACATGGCAGCACGTCGGGCAAGAATGCCGGTGGCGCCGCGCCGATGCTCGGCCAGAACGACAGTGGCAGCGACAGCGCGACGACGAAGAGCGGCGTGAGCGCGGGAACGGTTACGATCACCGATTCAGCGAACCAGAAGCAGGATGTGGCGCGCTTGAACCGCGATACGACGAACACGAACGGTACGGTTGCCAAACTGCCGGACATGCAGAATCTGCTGAGCAATCAGGCGGACATGATGGCGGCGTCCAGTGCGGCGGGTGAAGCGGTATCGCGCCGGATCGGAGACTATGCCGACAAGATGAAAGAGCAAGCGCAGCGAGACGGTGATCAGGCCGGTGTCGACGCGTGGAAGGAAGGCGGGAAGAATCGCGCGCTGATGCAAGGTGCGGGCGCGGCGCTGGTGACGGGGTTGGCCGGCGGTAACGTGGTGGGTGGCGCCGCCGGCGCGGCGATTGCATCGATCGCGTCGGGCAAGCTGAACGAACTGAGCGGTGCGATCGCAGGTAGCGATCCGACCGGTAACGCGAACATGAATCAGGCGCTGGGCAACATCGTGGCGAACGCGCTCGCGACCGTGGCGGGTGGAGCAGTGGGTGGGGAGTCGGGGGCGTTCTCGGGGTACAACGCCGATCGGTTCAACCGGCAGTTACACGAGGACAGCAAGGCGAAGGAACAGACGCTAGCGAAGCAACTGGCGGAAAAAAGCAAAGGTCGATATACACAGGAGCAGATTGAGGATCAAATGCGGATTATGGGCGGGTCAATTGGCGGAGATCGTGAATTTGGGGCGCCCGCAACACTGGTTGGAACGATGCCGACCGATTCAGGGGCAAGATGGCAATACGCCGGTACGACGGCTGACGGTAAGCAGATATTGACGCAAATTGCTGTGGAGCCGAATTCGGAGTTGCAGCGCTACATTGTTGCGAACTCTGCCTGGGCGCAGAGTGACGTGCCGAACATCATGTACGACCAGACTGGCAAGAGCGGTTCTAGCTTCACGCTGACCGGACCATTCACGAAGTTTGATCAGTCGGATGCGAATTACCTAAAGAATACTACGGCAGACGCAGCTTCGGCGGTTTCGTCAAATGCAGGCCGACTCGGCGCTACTGCAGCAACCGGAGCCGCCCTCCCGACACCTCTTGCGCCGGCCTTTGAAACCATAGCGTTTGGGTCGACAGTTGCCGGGTGGACTGCAGATTTCGTTGCGCAGATGGCCCGTCCCGATCCGGGGGCCTACGTGGCGGGCAGCTTTGTGGATGTGACACTTGGAGGAATAGCCAACAAGTACCTGCTGGCTGGTACTTTCTTTACTGAGCTGGGGAATTGGATCAAAAACACCGATACGTTTAAAAACGCAAGCAACAAGCTTAACGAGGCGATTCGAAATCGAAAATGA
- a CDS encoding ShlB/FhaC/HecB family hemolysin secretion/activation protein yields the protein MRTIRRGNSAAAALLFIATSVSAQEAPRLTVPGNYQQSRQQEEARERERTVTAPGVRSSVMASAGYPALPSETPCFQIERFALDVPDVLPASVKSQGASALPMDRFAFAREWLAHYAGQCIGKQGLDVLVKGLSQAILARGYVTTRVLLPEQDLSTGTLKFSLIPGVIRHVRFADEKLRGAWKTAFPTGDGELLNLRDLEQGLEQMKRVSSQDVSMQIVPADVPGESDVVLDVKRGKPWTVVASIDNSGTRATGRLQGNLSLGIDNPLGLNDLFNIGVSQDLEFGDKRLGSHGWNGFYSIPWGYWTATLSAYTNTYYQQIAGVNQTFVASGNSKTVDFKLNRVLSRSQNDVFGAQFRLSRRFGQSFIEDTEIPQQRRNNTFVELGLTDRHYFGNAQFDGALAYRQGIGAFGAQDDIPAANGDQTYRYKMAVLDANLSVPFSIAQQPFRYVTTFHGQYTGNTLYYIDDLTIGSRYTVRGFDGETMLAAARGFYWRNELQAPIGQTGQAVYAGIDYGRVWGPQPVTLVGTQLAGAVIGVKGSVATRFGAYAYDFFAGTPIYKPSGFPTARVTVGFQVTAQF from the coding sequence ATGAGAACTATTCGCCGGGGGAATTCTGCTGCGGCAGCACTGCTGTTTATCGCGACCAGTGTGTCGGCGCAAGAAGCTCCGCGCCTGACCGTTCCGGGCAACTACCAGCAATCCCGACAACAAGAAGAGGCACGCGAGCGCGAACGGACCGTCACCGCGCCCGGGGTGCGTTCGAGCGTGATGGCGAGCGCAGGGTATCCAGCGCTGCCGTCCGAAACGCCGTGCTTTCAGATTGAGCGTTTCGCACTCGACGTGCCCGATGTGCTGCCCGCCTCCGTCAAATCGCAAGGCGCGTCGGCGTTGCCGATGGATCGATTCGCCTTCGCGCGCGAATGGCTCGCGCACTATGCCGGCCAGTGTATCGGCAAACAAGGGCTCGACGTGCTGGTCAAGGGCCTGTCGCAAGCGATCCTGGCGCGCGGGTACGTCACGACGCGCGTGCTGCTTCCCGAACAGGATCTGTCGACCGGCACCCTCAAGTTTTCGCTGATCCCCGGCGTAATCCGTCACGTGCGCTTCGCCGACGAAAAGCTCCGCGGCGCCTGGAAAACAGCCTTCCCGACCGGCGACGGCGAACTGCTGAACCTGCGCGATCTCGAACAGGGCCTCGAGCAGATGAAACGCGTGTCGAGCCAGGACGTGTCGATGCAGATCGTGCCGGCCGACGTGCCCGGCGAGAGCGACGTCGTGCTCGACGTGAAGCGCGGCAAGCCATGGACGGTGGTCGCGTCGATCGACAACTCCGGCACGCGCGCGACCGGCAGGCTGCAGGGCAACCTGTCGCTCGGCATCGACAACCCGCTCGGGCTGAACGACCTCTTCAACATCGGCGTGAGCCAGGATCTCGAGTTCGGCGACAAGCGCCTGGGCTCGCATGGCTGGAACGGCTTCTATTCGATCCCGTGGGGCTACTGGACCGCGACGCTTTCAGCGTACACGAACACCTACTACCAGCAGATCGCCGGCGTGAACCAGACGTTCGTCGCCAGCGGCAACTCGAAAACGGTGGATTTCAAGCTGAACCGCGTGCTGTCGCGCAGCCAGAACGACGTGTTCGGTGCGCAGTTCAGGCTGTCGCGTCGTTTCGGACAAAGCTTCATCGAAGACACGGAAATCCCGCAGCAGCGCCGCAACAACACGTTCGTCGAGCTCGGCCTGACCGATCGACACTATTTCGGCAATGCACAGTTCGACGGCGCGCTTGCGTATCGGCAGGGCATCGGTGCGTTCGGCGCGCAGGACGATATTCCCGCGGCGAATGGAGACCAGACCTATCGCTACAAGATGGCCGTGCTCGACGCGAACCTGTCGGTGCCGTTCTCGATCGCGCAGCAGCCGTTCCGATACGTCACCACGTTTCACGGCCAATACACCGGCAACACGCTGTACTACATCGACGACCTGACGATCGGCAGCCGCTACACGGTACGCGGCTTCGACGGCGAGACGATGCTCGCGGCGGCGCGCGGCTTCTACTGGCGCAACGAACTGCAGGCGCCGATCGGCCAAACCGGGCAGGCCGTCTATGCCGGCATCGACTACGGCCGCGTGTGGGGCCCGCAACCGGTTACTTTGGTCGGCACGCAACTCGCAGGCGCAGTGATTGGCGTCAAGGGCAGCGTCGCGACGCGCTTCGGTGCCTACGCCTACGATTTCTTTGCCGGCACGCCGATCTACAAGCCGTCCGGGTTCCCGACGGCGCGTGTCACGGTTGGTTTTCAGGTCACGGCGCAGTTCTGA
- a CDS encoding zinc-dependent alcohol dehydrogenase, whose amino-acid sequence MKAVVFHGIGDIRIDTVPDPEVAEATDAVVRLTASAICGTDLHMVRGTLGGMKPGTILGHEGVGLVEAVGRDVRNLRRGDRVLIPSTIACGHCVYCRAGYTAQCDVANPGGPRAGTAFFGGPADTGPFDGLQAEYARTPLANASLIRLPDEVDDDRAILMSDIFPTGYFGAQLAEVKPGDTVAVFGAGPVGQFAIASAKLMGAGRVIAVDRIASRLEMACAQGAESVDFSEDDPVDTVLRLTGGIGVDRVIDAVGVDAMRATHGPAAADRDAARAFDAEVDAIAPRRKPDGRYWVPGDGPSQVLQWAVRAVAKAGTVAVIGVYPPQARVFPIGEAMNRNLTIKMGNCNHRTIIPPLIELVRSGAFDPLSVLTRREPLTNAIDAYRAFDVREPGWMKVKLEP is encoded by the coding sequence ATGAAAGCAGTCGTATTTCACGGCATCGGCGACATCCGCATCGATACCGTTCCCGATCCGGAGGTCGCCGAGGCGACCGACGCGGTGGTGCGCCTCACGGCCAGCGCGATCTGCGGCACCGACCTGCACATGGTGCGCGGCACGCTCGGCGGCATGAAGCCGGGCACGATTCTCGGCCACGAAGGCGTCGGCCTCGTCGAGGCCGTCGGGCGCGACGTGCGCAACCTGCGGCGCGGCGATCGCGTGCTGATCCCGTCGACGATCGCGTGCGGTCATTGCGTCTATTGCCGCGCCGGCTATACCGCGCAGTGCGACGTCGCCAACCCCGGCGGCCCGCGCGCCGGCACCGCCTTTTTCGGCGGTCCGGCCGATACGGGGCCGTTCGACGGCCTGCAGGCCGAATACGCGCGCACGCCGCTTGCGAATGCAAGCCTGATCCGGCTGCCCGACGAGGTCGACGACGACCGCGCGATCCTGATGTCCGACATCTTCCCGACCGGCTATTTCGGCGCGCAGCTCGCGGAAGTCAAGCCCGGCGACACGGTGGCCGTGTTCGGCGCGGGCCCGGTCGGCCAGTTCGCGATCGCGAGCGCGAAGCTGATGGGGGCAGGGCGCGTGATTGCGGTCGACCGGATCGCGTCGCGTCTCGAGATGGCCTGCGCGCAGGGCGCGGAGAGCGTCGATTTCTCCGAGGACGACCCGGTCGACACCGTGCTGCGCCTGACCGGCGGCATCGGCGTCGATCGCGTGATCGACGCGGTGGGCGTCGATGCAATGCGCGCGACGCACGGTCCGGCTGCGGCCGATCGCGATGCCGCGCGCGCGTTCGATGCGGAAGTCGACGCGATCGCGCCGCGCCGCAAGCCGGACGGCCGCTACTGGGTGCCGGGCGACGGCCCGTCGCAGGTGCTGCAGTGGGCCGTGCGCGCGGTCGCCAAGGCCGGCACGGTGGCGGTGATCGGCGTCTATCCGCCCCAGGCGCGCGTGTTCCCGATCGGCGAAGCGATGAACCGCAACCTGACGATCAAAATGGGCAACTGCAATCACCGCACGATCATTCCGCCGCTCATCGAACTGGTGCGCAGCGGCGCGTTCGATCCGCTGTCGGTGCTGACGCGGCGCGAGCCGCTGACGAACGCGATCGATGCGTATCGCGCGTTCGACGTGCGCGAGCCGGGCTGGATGAAAGTGAAACTGGAACCCTGA
- a CDS encoding ATP-binding protein: protein MTKDATDPQKPPLLPLQADARDLQHRFAEFRFQTVVGSITDYAVFMLDPQGYVATWNAGAERIKGYRADEIVGRNFSRFYPPDAVAAGRPAYGLAQAAAHGHFDDEGFRVRKDGSLFWASVTITAVRDAANQLCGFIKITRDMTDRRRLEELEASTHRLSVFIAMLAHELRNHLAPLRNSVGVLQSLPDPAPTLVQCRDAVDRQVAQLTRLVDDLLDVGRITAGKVELEDRPLTVRDLVCRGVESVQPKLAAREQQISIDLPPEPVTLRGDDARLVQVLHNLLDNASKFSPRGGRIDIGARVEGTFVAIRVADRGVGIAPGALESIFDLFEQESVPGRHPSDGFGLGLAICRSFVELHGGMISAESGGPGQGATFTVRLPVERAAPAAAPAPRAKAGTPPAAAPLRIVVVDDNHDSADTLAVLLQLKGHAPRVAYSANDALALARDYVPHLMLVDLTMPDIDGFALLRALRAIDVLADTMCVALSGHARESDRAHSERAGFDDHVAKPIEMPVLDALLQRAERRHAQDDA from the coding sequence ATGACGAAAGACGCCACCGACCCTCAGAAGCCCCCGCTGTTGCCGCTGCAGGCCGACGCGCGCGACCTGCAGCACCGTTTCGCCGAGTTCCGTTTCCAGACTGTGGTCGGTTCGATCACCGACTACGCGGTATTCATGCTCGATCCGCAAGGCTACGTCGCGACGTGGAACGCGGGCGCGGAGCGCATCAAGGGCTATCGGGCCGACGAGATCGTCGGCCGCAATTTCTCGCGCTTCTACCCGCCCGACGCGGTCGCGGCAGGCCGCCCGGCGTACGGGCTCGCCCAGGCCGCCGCGCACGGCCATTTCGACGACGAAGGCTTTCGCGTGCGCAAGGACGGCTCGCTGTTCTGGGCGAGCGTCACGATCACCGCCGTGCGCGATGCCGCGAACCAGCTGTGCGGGTTCATCAAGATCACGCGCGACATGACCGACCGCCGGCGGCTCGAGGAGCTCGAAGCGTCGACGCACCGACTCAGCGTGTTCATCGCGATGCTCGCGCACGAGCTGCGCAATCATCTCGCGCCGCTGCGCAACTCCGTCGGCGTGCTGCAAAGCCTGCCCGATCCCGCGCCGACGCTCGTGCAATGCCGCGACGCGGTGGACCGGCAGGTCGCACAGCTCACGCGTCTCGTCGACGACCTGCTCGACGTCGGGCGCATCACGGCCGGCAAGGTCGAACTCGAGGATCGGCCGCTTACCGTGCGCGACCTCGTCTGTCGCGGCGTCGAGAGCGTCCAGCCGAAACTGGCCGCCCGCGAGCAGCAGATCAGCATCGACCTGCCGCCGGAACCGGTGACGCTGCGCGGCGACGATGCGCGACTCGTCCAGGTGCTGCACAACCTGCTCGACAACGCGTCGAAGTTCTCGCCGCGCGGCGGACGGATCGACATCGGTGCACGCGTCGAGGGCACATTCGTCGCGATCCGCGTCGCCGACCGCGGCGTGGGCATTGCGCCCGGCGCGCTCGAATCGATCTTCGACCTGTTCGAACAGGAAAGCGTGCCCGGCCGCCACCCGTCCGACGGCTTCGGGCTCGGCCTCGCGATCTGCCGGTCGTTCGTCGAACTGCACGGCGGCATGATCTCGGCCGAAAGCGGCGGGCCGGGACAGGGCGCGACGTTCACGGTGCGACTGCCGGTCGAGCGCGCCGCGCCGGCCGCTGCCCCCGCGCCGCGCGCGAAGGCCGGCACGCCGCCGGCCGCCGCGCCGCTGCGGATCGTCGTCGTGGACGACAACCACGATTCGGCCGACACGCTCGCCGTGCTGCTGCAGTTGAAGGGCCATGCGCCGCGCGTTGCGTACAGCGCGAACGACGCACTGGCGCTGGCGCGCGACTACGTGCCTCATCTGATGCTGGTCGACCTGACGATGCCCGACATCGACGGCTTCGCGCTGCTGCGCGCGCTGCGTGCGATCGACGTGCTGGCCGACACGATGTGCGTCGCGCTGTCCGGCCACGCGCGGGAATCGGACCGCGCGCACAGCGAACGCGCCGGCTTCGACGACCATGTCGCCAAGCCGATCGAGATGCCGGTGCTCGACGCACTGCTGCAACGCGCCGAGCGCCGCCACGCGCAGGACGACGCCTGA
- a CDS encoding BON domain-containing protein, translating to MQRRYPGRPAERRGPPDWQERNERAYRGAGERGMPDDDSLLPEERGDDTAYRFAREDVGPEDWGSEWSERSARPEAERGRRSARAEWRGGPGGPGGPRQTAYEAERGYGQPGRRDDEGRQGEDHPGFRGHFRLGRYGGEPVYDDPRGGRAPDLSRFGSDAEREALRRRRGPKGYTRSDERIREDVCERLAHALEIDVSDVSVQVQEGCVTLDGTVPARWMKHGIEDLADDCLGVRDVDNRVRVRREDERDTGMVLHPAQRTVTPTQPAASDPEPGTPSGSESRH from the coding sequence ATGCAACGACGATATCCCGGACGGCCGGCAGAACGGCGCGGCCCGCCCGACTGGCAGGAACGCAACGAACGCGCGTACCGGGGCGCCGGCGAGCGCGGGATGCCGGACGACGATTCGCTGCTGCCGGAAGAGCGCGGCGACGACACCGCGTACCGCTTCGCGCGCGAGGATGTCGGCCCGGAAGACTGGGGCAGCGAATGGAGCGAACGCTCGGCGCGCCCGGAAGCCGAGCGCGGGCGTCGCAGCGCGCGCGCCGAGTGGCGCGGCGGGCCGGGCGGGCCCGGCGGCCCCCGGCAGACGGCGTACGAGGCCGAGCGCGGCTACGGCCAGCCCGGCCGCCGCGACGACGAAGGCCGGCAGGGCGAGGACCACCCCGGCTTCCGCGGCCACTTCCGGCTCGGCCGGTATGGCGGCGAACCAGTCTACGACGATCCACGCGGCGGCCGCGCGCCCGACCTGTCGCGCTTCGGCAGCGACGCCGAACGCGAAGCGCTGCGCCGTCGCCGCGGGCCGAAGGGCTATACGCGCTCCGACGAACGGATTCGCGAGGACGTGTGCGAGCGCCTCGCGCATGCACTCGAGATCGACGTCAGCGACGTGAGCGTGCAGGTGCAGGAAGGCTGCGTCACACTCGACGGCACCGTGCCGGCGCGCTGGATGAAGCACGGCATCGAGGACCTCGCCGACGACTGCCTCGGCGTGCGCGACGTCGACAATCGCGTGCGCGTGCGCCGCGAAGACGAGCGCGACACCGGCATGGTGCTGCATCCCGCGCAGCGAACCGTCACGCCGACCCAGCCGGCCGCGAGCGACCCGGAGCCGGGCACGCCGAGCGGCAGCGAATCGCGTCATTGA
- a CDS encoding ABC transporter transmembrane domain-containing protein, with amino-acid sequence MTPATGAARRKVRGLRPRIALELWRAIWRYRARVLAALVLLVLAKAAAVSVPLLLRDIVDDLGRAAGQPVALPVLLLFAYAVVRFASNALNEVRDMTFVQVTQHTVAAFTVRTFGHLHRLGARFHSQRETGAVVRDLEKGTAGIGYLLGVAVFTVVPTAIEIGSVLVIVISKYGGGFAAIIFITFGVYAAYTVVFTRRRMRVQRRMNALEAESNARVVDSLLNVDTVKYFAREDVERDRLGRVLDAWREAGVDNQYALSTLHIGQSACIGAGIAAVMLLAGQRVATGAMTVGDLVLINAYIIQISLPLNALGFVFREANDAMTNIERLFGLLDARGKPGEDGDAPGAQPLVVRGGAIEFDHVDFSYEPSRPILWDVSFRIEPGQSVAVVGGSGSGKSTLARLLFRLYQPDAGMIRIDGQDLRLVTERSLRDALGIVPQDTILFNDTLAYNIAYGKRDATRAEVVAAARGAQLDAFIERLPDAYDTRVGERGVRLSGGERQRVAIARALLKAPPIVVFDEATSALDTRSERAIQRELLRVAQHRTSLIIAHRLSTIVDADRILVMEHGRLVEQGTHDELLASGGVYAQMWSLQAQQRELERTEAKIARQPVRINPLVAQVLDGLADAAAQRGVALFRHFADEDLVVKADPAALRRLVWELCSAGIDAGGGARVEVITARHDPDARITIASAGADAPELSLVDLEPLQNAIEEAGGYVVRERDDAGVTLHVALPLCAVAPTPSAAQPGGATDPSAPLAGLRIACVDDHDEAREALTALLAAAGADVSAYASGQALLDMLWRTRRADWPALLVCDIELGDGHDDGYTVMARVRQLEAARPREGRAPLEALALSGRAREHDRARAVEAGFHAYLTKPAVAADLIAALRALAHSSGESDGKPSESDARNADRTPQR; translated from the coding sequence ATGACACCGGCAACCGGCGCCGCACGGCGCAAGGTGCGCGGCCTGCGGCCGAGGATCGCGCTGGAACTGTGGCGCGCGATCTGGCGTTATCGCGCGCGCGTGCTGGCGGCGCTCGTGCTGCTGGTGCTCGCGAAGGCGGCGGCGGTGTCGGTGCCGCTGCTGCTCAGGGACATCGTCGACGATCTCGGGCGCGCGGCCGGCCAGCCGGTCGCGCTGCCGGTGCTGCTGCTGTTCGCATACGCGGTCGTGCGCTTCGCGTCGAATGCATTGAACGAAGTGCGCGACATGACCTTCGTGCAGGTCACGCAACATACGGTGGCGGCCTTCACCGTGCGCACTTTCGGCCACCTGCACCGGCTCGGCGCGCGCTTCCATTCGCAGCGCGAGACCGGCGCGGTGGTGCGCGACCTCGAGAAGGGCACGGCCGGCATCGGCTACCTGCTCGGCGTCGCGGTGTTCACGGTGGTGCCGACCGCGATCGAGATCGGCTCGGTGCTGGTCATCGTGATCAGCAAGTACGGCGGCGGCTTCGCCGCGATCATCTTCATCACGTTCGGCGTCTACGCGGCGTATACGGTCGTGTTCACGCGCCGGCGGATGCGTGTGCAGCGCCGCATGAACGCGCTGGAGGCCGAGTCGAACGCGCGGGTCGTCGACAGCCTGCTGAACGTCGACACCGTCAAGTACTTCGCGCGCGAGGACGTCGAGCGCGACCGGCTCGGCCGCGTGCTCGACGCGTGGCGCGAGGCCGGCGTCGACAACCAGTACGCGCTCTCGACGCTGCACATCGGCCAGAGCGCCTGCATCGGCGCGGGCATCGCGGCCGTGATGCTGCTCGCCGGCCAGCGCGTCGCGACCGGCGCGATGACGGTCGGCGACCTCGTGCTGATCAACGCGTACATCATCCAGATCAGCCTGCCGCTGAACGCGCTCGGTTTCGTGTTCCGCGAGGCGAACGACGCGATGACCAACATCGAGCGGCTGTTCGGGCTGCTCGACGCGCGCGGCAAGCCGGGCGAGGACGGCGACGCGCCGGGCGCGCAGCCGCTCGTCGTGCGCGGCGGCGCGATCGAGTTCGACCATGTCGACTTCAGCTACGAGCCGAGCCGGCCGATCCTCTGGGACGTGTCGTTTCGCATCGAGCCGGGCCAGTCGGTCGCGGTGGTCGGCGGCAGCGGTTCGGGCAAGTCGACGCTTGCCCGGCTGTTGTTCCGGCTGTACCAGCCCGACGCGGGCATGATCCGCATCGACGGCCAGGACCTGCGCCTCGTCACCGAACGCAGCCTGCGCGACGCGCTCGGCATCGTGCCGCAGGACACCATCCTGTTCAACGACACGCTCGCGTACAACATCGCGTACGGCAAGCGCGACGCGACCCGCGCGGAGGTCGTCGCGGCCGCGCGCGGCGCGCAGCTCGACGCGTTCATCGAGCGGCTGCCCGATGCGTACGACACGCGCGTCGGCGAGCGCGGCGTGCGCCTGTCGGGCGGCGAGCGCCAGCGTGTCGCGATCGCGCGCGCGCTGCTGAAGGCGCCGCCGATCGTCGTGTTCGACGAGGCGACCTCGGCGCTCGACACGCGCTCGGAGCGCGCGATTCAGCGCGAGCTGCTGCGCGTCGCGCAGCATCGCACCAGCCTGATCATCGCGCACCGGTTGTCGACGATCGTCGATGCGGACCGGATCCTCGTGATGGAGCACGGCCGGCTCGTCGAGCAGGGCACGCACGACGAGCTGCTCGCGAGCGGCGGCGTCTACGCGCAGATGTGGTCGCTGCAGGCGCAGCAGCGCGAACTCGAACGGACCGAAGCGAAGATCGCGCGGCAGCCGGTACGGATCAACCCGCTGGTGGCGCAGGTGCTCGACGGCCTCGCGGACGCGGCGGCGCAGCGCGGCGTGGCGCTGTTCCGTCATTTCGCCGACGAGGATCTCGTCGTGAAGGCCGACCCGGCGGCGCTGCGGCGCCTCGTGTGGGAGCTGTGCAGCGCCGGCATCGACGCGGGCGGCGGTGCGCGCGTCGAGGTCATCACCGCGCGGCACGATCCGGACGCGCGGATCACGATCGCCAGCGCCGGCGCCGACGCGCCCGAGTTGTCGCTGGTCGATCTCGAACCGCTGCAGAACGCGATCGAGGAGGCGGGCGGCTACGTCGTGCGCGAACGCGACGATGCGGGCGTCACATTGCACGTCGCGCTGCCGCTGTGCGCGGTTGCGCCGACGCCGTCGGCGGCGCAACCCGGCGGCGCGACGGATCCGTCGGCGCCGCTTGCCGGCCTGCGCATCGCCTGCGTCGACGACCACGACGAAGCGCGCGAGGCGCTGACTGCGCTGCTGGCGGCGGCCGGCGCGGACGTCAGCGCGTACGCGTCCGGCCAGGCGCTGCTCGACATGCTGTGGCGCACGCGCCGCGCGGACTGGCCGGCGCTGCTGGTCTGCGACATCGAACTGGGCGACGGCCACGACGACGGCTACACGGTGATGGCGCGCGTGCGCCAGCTCGAAGCCGCGCGGCCGCGCGAAGGCCGCGCGCCGCTCGAAGCGCTCGCGCTGTCCGGTCGGGCGCGCGAGCACGACCGGGCCCGCGCGGTCGAAGCGGGTTTCCATGCCTATCTGACCAAGCCCGCGGTGGCGGCCGACCTGATCGCGGCGCTGCGCGCGCTCGCCCATTCCTCCGGAGAATCCGATGGCAAACCTTCTGAATCCGACGCCCGAAACGCTGACCGAACGCCGCAGCGGTAG
- a CDS encoding SDR family oxidoreductase — MLAGRTALVTGGGRGLGEAICDELARHGANVVVTDLDGDRAANVAQQLARHGGKAIGRPLDVRDETSVLQAVHDAREALGDLDVIVNNAAIDVTAPIDDVSVDAWQQVLMTNLFGPYLMCHAVVPMMKARGGGHIVNIASTASKRAWPNASAYHATKWGLLGLSHALHAELRPAGVRVSAIVAGGMRTPFLLDRFPDIDEDTLQPPEHVAAAVRFVLTQPPGTVVPELMVLPMKETSWP, encoded by the coding sequence ATGCTCGCCGGCCGTACCGCGCTCGTCACGGGCGGCGGCCGCGGGCTCGGCGAAGCGATCTGCGACGAGCTCGCGCGCCATGGCGCGAACGTCGTCGTCACCGATCTCGACGGCGACCGCGCGGCGAACGTCGCGCAGCAGCTCGCGCGTCATGGCGGCAAGGCGATCGGCCGGCCGCTCGACGTGCGCGACGAGACCTCGGTGCTGCAGGCGGTGCACGATGCGCGCGAGGCGCTCGGCGATCTCGACGTGATCGTCAACAACGCGGCGATCGACGTGACCGCGCCGATCGACGACGTCAGCGTCGACGCGTGGCAGCAGGTGCTGATGACGAACCTGTTCGGCCCGTACCTGATGTGCCATGCGGTCGTGCCGATGATGAAGGCGCGCGGCGGCGGCCATATCGTCAATATCGCGTCGACCGCGTCGAAGCGCGCATGGCCCAATGCGTCCGCGTATCACGCGACCAAGTGGGGGCTGCTCGGGCTGTCGCATGCGCTGCATGCGGAACTGCGCCCGGCCGGCGTGCGCGTGTCGGCGATCGTCGCGGGCGGGATGCGCACGCCGTTCCTGCTCGACCGCTTTCCCGACATCGACGAGGACACGCTGCAGCCGCCCGAGCATGTGGCCGCCGCCGTGCGCTTCGTGCTCACGCAGCCGCCGGGCACCGTCGTGCCGGAACTGATGGTGCTGCCGATGAAGGAGACGTCATGGCCCTGA
- a CDS encoding D-glycero-alpha-D-manno-heptose-1,7-bisphosphate 7-phosphatase, which yields MALKRDPLPRGAVLLDKDGTLIEDVPYNVDPARIRLAPGAARALRTLGATGMPIAVVSNQPGVAFGRFTENQLGAVRQRLAELFEANGAALADFFYCPHHPNGTVPHYTCDCLCRKPRPGMLRRACAALGVAAEASWMIGDILDDIEAGRAAQCRTILVDRGHETEWRIDAARTPHYVVDRLDLAIDVVARETARRHGSRVRQ from the coding sequence ATGGCCCTGAAGCGCGATCCGCTGCCGCGCGGCGCGGTGCTGCTCGACAAGGACGGCACGCTGATCGAGGACGTCCCGTACAACGTCGATCCGGCGCGGATCCGGCTCGCGCCGGGCGCGGCGCGCGCGCTGCGCACGCTGGGCGCGACGGGCATGCCGATCGCGGTCGTGTCGAACCAGCCGGGCGTCGCGTTCGGCCGCTTTACCGAAAACCAGCTTGGCGCGGTCCGTCAGCGTCTCGCCGAACTGTTCGAAGCGAACGGCGCAGCGCTGGCGGATTTTTTTTATTGTCCCCATCACCCGAACGGCACGGTGCCGCACTACACCTGCGACTGCCTGTGCCGCAAGCCGCGGCCCGGCATGCTGCGGCGCGCATGCGCCGCGCTCGGCGTCGCGGCCGAGGCGAGCTGGATGATCGGCGACATCCTCGACGACATCGAGGCCGGCCGCGCCGCGCAGTGCCGGACGATACTCGTCGACCGCGGGCACGAGACCGAGTGGCGGATCGATGCGGCGCGCACGCCGCACTATGTCGTCGACCGGCTCGATCTCGCCATCGACGTCGTCGCGCGCGAAACCGCGCGCCGGCACGGCTCGCGGGTGCGGCAATGA